CTCCTTTCGCCCGAATGTTCGCCAGTCTGGTTAGCCGAAACACACAAACAGATTTTTCTGGAAACGCCACAAAAAGGTGGGCACGTTGGTTTTCAGGTTGTTCGGGATGAGTATACCTATGCTGAGCGAGCGGCTCTCGCTTTTGCTCAAACTATCTGCTAGGTTGTTTTTAACTGGAAGCAATACGAATTAATTCGTTGATCTGAGTGATAATCGAAACATTGCCAGGTGTCTCTATGTCTTGCCCTACAACCTGATAGCCAGTAAGCATAACTTCGGCCTTAGGAAATGTGCTGGCTAAGCGGTTGACAAAGTGCTGTACTTCATGGTTAGCCAGTGAAGAGGTCAACACAGTAAACAGGTAATCGGGCTTATATCGGTCATAGGCAAAAGCCAACTCCCTAAATGGTAAGCTCTGCCCGAAGTAAATAACTTTGTTCGACCTCGACCGGATAATGTAGTGGGCAAATAACAGACTGATCTCATGGTATTCCCCTTCGGGTAAAAACAGCATGTATTTTTTACCATTAGCTGGCTGAGAAATTAACCCATCAATAGCAACAATAAGCTTTTGCCGGATCAGACTAGTTATAAAGTGTTCCTGGGCAGGGCCTATTGATCCGGTTACCCATAAGATGCCAACGCGACTTAGAAAAGGATAAATGACGTTCAGATAGGTATTTTCGAAACCAAACTGGCGCGTATTGGCAAGCATGACTTTTTCAAACTGCTCTTCGTCCAGATCAATCATGGCAAGTGCGAGCGCTTGGATTTGATCCGGGAAGCTAAGCGGCTTTTCCGAAATCTTTACCACTTCCTGATACAGTTCCTGCGGAGATAGCTTCGAAATCTCTGAAATCTTATAACCGTGATCCTTTAATAAGGCAATGTTCAATACGAGTTTAAGATCCTGATCGTCGTAAGTACGAATGTTTGTATCGGTTCGTTGTGGGGCGAGGATAGCGTATCGTTGCTCCCAGATGCGTAACGTATGCGCTTTAATACCAGAAAGTTGCTCTAAATCTTTAATCGAGTAAGTGCTCATACGATTGAAGGGCTCAGTTGGATAGTCTCAAAACTGGTTTGGGGTTAAATGTGTGTGCAAAATACAACACCAGAAAAATTATTTTTGTTTAACGTTCACACTCAAAACATAAACAAAAGGAAAGTTTATTATTTGGTTATGCGCTAGCCGAATTGTAGAATGAGGTAATGAGGGATTAAAGATAATACTTGTGGAGCTACTAGGATTAAGCATATAAATGAGTGAGTCGATACAGAAAGAATTCCACATTCCGAACTACACGGAAGTGGCTACGAAACACCTTAATCTTGACATTCAACAATTCGGCCGAGGCATTGGTGCTGGGAGTATCAAAATAGTTCAAAATCGTCTCGCAGTGATTCTGAATGGAACCGGCCACTGTATTAAAGGCTTTACACCCTTTTCATCTCATTGCTTCGACCTTTAGATTTGCCCCTGCACCAACCCAATGAGTTTATCCCTGATGCTTTCAAAATGAGACTCAACAACTTACTCAATTCATAAGCCTGCACCAAATCAGCATATCGGTCAAATAGCAGATGGGCTCGCTCTTGCTGGCCGGTCGTCCAGGTGACCAATTTTTTATGAAGCACATACCGGCTGCGAGCCAGTAGTTTTTTGAGCGTATTACTGTTGAAAATTCGCCATGGGATAAGCTGGTTTCATCCAGAGAGGTGGATAGAAATAACATCCACTGCTTAGCCTGAGATCGATGAAACCAAGTTGAAAATCCGCTCAGTTCGGTTCGGTATTGTCAGGCAAGCTGATTACTATCAACCTCCTACAAACGGCCAATAGTAACTTCCGTTTTTCACCAGCGGTCTACTCATCGTTCTTCTCTTCCATATACAGATGATTTATTTCTGAAGCGGATTCGACGCGTGTTAATGGTAATAAGTCAGGATGAAATCTGGTAAGAGATATTTGACTAAGGGCAAGAAACTTTCCAAAACGAGCTAGACTTGGGTAAGATCACAAACCTAGAAAAATACAACACACTCCATAACTTTTTTAGTTGATCCGCTTTTCCCACTTTTGAGATTGATCCCGTTCAAGAAGGTTGTACCTATATTGACCAAATAAAAAGCCGCTACGACAAAAATTCGTAGCGGCTTGACTTTCAGAGTAGCGGGAGCTGGACTCGAACCAGCGACCTTTGGGTTATGAGCCCAACGAGCTACCAACTGCTCCATCCCGCGATGTTTGGACTGCAAAAGTACGGTAACTTTCTGATAAAACAACTATCTTTGTAAAAAAAAGTTTACGGTCGATCTGAAACGTTTTTGTTGGATCGGGAGTTATTTGCTAAAGCCACTGGTAATCAGCCGGTGGGATCACCTCGCATGAACACGGAAATCATCGAAAATTTTCCGGCCAACCATAAGGCCGGCTTCGTTAGTATCGTCGGCAAGCCCAATGTAGGTAAGTCAACACTGATGAATCAGCTTGTTGGCGAGCGTCTGTCAATCATCACTTCTAAAGCACAAACCACTCGCCATCGCATTATGGGAATCCTGAATGGTACCCACGATGGCCAGGAATTCCAGCTTGTTTACTCCGATACACCGGGCATTATCAAGCCACAATACAAACTTCATGAGTCCATGATGAGCTTTGTACGTGGCTCCATCGAAGATGCGGATGTGGTTTTGTTTGTGACGGATATTTTTGAGCAGCATGACGAAAATGATGTCATTGAACGACTACAAAAATCGGAAGTACCTATACTCCTGCTTATTAATAAGATAGACCAGGCAACACACGATCAGGTTACCGAAAAGATAGCGTATTGGGAGGCCCATTTCAAAGCTCAGGAAATCATACCGATCTCGGCGTTGAACGGATTCAATATCGATAAGGTATTTGACGCTATTTTCAATCGGCTACCTGTGCATCCGCCTTATTTTCCGAAAGATGAATTAACCGATAAGCCGGAGCGATTCTTCGCTTCAGAAATCATACGGGAGAAGATCTTTCTGAACTATAAAAAAGAGGTGCCGTATAGCAGTGAGGTTATTATTACCAGCTTTAAAGAGAAACCAGATATTATTGTTGTTCAGGCTGAAATACTGGTTGAACGCGCTACCCAACGCGCTATTTTACTTGGAGAAGGTGGTAAAATGATCAAAAAAACGGGCATAATGGCCCGGGAAGAGCTCGAACGCTTCTTCGGCAAAAAAGTATTTCTCGAACAATTCGTCAAAGTAGAACCCGACTGGCGCCAGAAAGAACGGATGCTCAAACGGTTGGGGTATGATGAATAAGTATTAGGAGCGAGAAGCGAGGAGTAAGAATGGCCGGGTCGCGCAGGCTGGCACGAAAGCAATAGAATGCGTTAACCATTCTCACTCCCCGCTCCTCACTCCTCACTCCTTAATAAAAATGGCAAATATTGTTGCAATTGTGGGTCGCCCCAATGTGGGTAAATCTACGCTGTTTAACCGCCTGACTGAGCAACGCCAGGCCATTATGGATAACCAAAGTGGGGTTACCCGCGACCGGCATTATGGCACGGCCGAGTGGAATAACAAATATTTTACGGTTATCGATACCGGAGGCTATGTTGTCGGATCCGAAGATGTTTTTGAGGAGTCTATCCGCGAACAGGTTGAAATAGCGATACAAGAATCGACGGTTCTGTTGTTCGTTGTCGACACGCAAACGGGTATAACTGGCCTCGACGAAGATTTTGCCAATGTGCTTCGCCGGTCGAAAAAGCCAATTTATCTGGTTGCTAATAAGGCTGAAACCATCGAGCGAACACATGCCGCTGCGGAATTTTACGGTTTGGGATTAGGTGACCCCTACCCTATTTCGTCCGCAACTGGCTCAGGAACAGGTGATTTACTAGATGAAGTTGTCAAGCACTTCCAGACCGATGGGGTAGAAAACCCGAATGCTGGCATTCCTCGTGTAGCTATTCTGGGGCGCCCTAATGTGGGCAAATCATCTTTTCTGAATGTATTGACTGGTCAGGAACGGAGCATTGTCACTGATATTGCCGGTACCACCCGCGATGCTATTGATACACGTTACCGCGCTTATGGTAAAGATTTTATATTGACCGACACGGCTGGCATCCGACGCAAAGCGCGAATTCAGGACAACATCGAATTTTATTCTACCCTGCGCTCGATTAAAGCGATGGAAGAATCGGATGTATGCATCATCCTTCTTGATGCCACACGCGGTCTGGAAGCGCAGGATTTAACCATTATTGGGCAAGCCGTTCGGGCCAGAAAAGGCGTAGTCATCATGGTAAACAAATGGGATGCCATTGAGAAAGACTCCCGAACCGCCGATGTGTGGCGAAAAGAGATGATCCAGCGGATGATGCCCATTGATTATTTGCCTATCATTTTCGCATCGGTTCACGAAAAGCAGCGCATTTTTCAGGTAATGGAGAAAGCGATGGAGGTGTACGAAAATAAAAGCAAGAAAATAGCCACTTCGAAACTGAATGAGGCTATGCAACCTGAGATTGAACGGTATCCGCCCCCAGCGGTCAAAGGAAAGCATATTAAAATCAAATATATGCTTCAGGTACCAACGCCTTCTCCAACGTTTGTTTTTTTCTGTAACCTGCCGCAATATGTTCAGGAATCTTATCAGCGATTTCTGGAAAATAAGCTGCGCGATCATTTTGATTTTACAGGTGTGCCGATCACCTTATTTTTCAGGCAGAAATAGGACGAAACCATAGGTAAAGGGGGAGGGAGTTGATCACACAACGGACCTCCCCCTTGTTCTTTACCACCTGGCATTAATCAGGTTTGCGGCCATCAATGAAGTTACGTTTTTGTAGTCCTTTTTCCTGATTATGCCATGAGCAGCTTCTCCATATTGATGCTGTTTCGCTTATTACCTGCTTAATAAAAATAAAGTAATTACTGCAATAAGCGCTAAGTAATTACCGCAAATTTTTGCAGTAAAGTTGTGCCTAATCTTCCTTTGTTACTTACTTATTGGTTACCAGTCTAAGTGTTATCGGTGTACTCTTGTTACACTTGTTTGGGTAAAATAACCATTAAATAAAGTTACACTCACTTTCAGGATGTTAGTTCTTTACATATGTCAATTTTCGGACTATATTTCGCTCTATTACCCACTGTTAACAAAACACTCCTATGGCAACTGAAAAAGTTTTAGATGAAGAAAAGCGG
This window of the Spirosoma aerolatum genome carries:
- a CDS encoding MerR family transcriptional regulator, translating into MSTYSIKDLEQLSGIKAHTLRIWEQRYAILAPQRTDTNIRTYDDQDLKLVLNIALLKDHGYKISEISKLSPQELYQEVVKISEKPLSFPDQIQALALAMIDLDEEQFEKVMLANTRQFGFENTYLNVIYPFLSRVGILWVTGSIGPAQEHFITSLIRQKLIVAIDGLISQPANGKKYMLFLPEGEYHEISLLFAHYIIRSRSNKVIYFGQSLPFRELAFAYDRYKPDYLFTVLTSSLANHEVQHFVNRLASTFPKAEVMLTGYQVVGQDIETPGNVSIITQINELIRIASS
- the der gene encoding ribosome biogenesis GTPase Der is translated as MANIVAIVGRPNVGKSTLFNRLTEQRQAIMDNQSGVTRDRHYGTAEWNNKYFTVIDTGGYVVGSEDVFEESIREQVEIAIQESTVLLFVVDTQTGITGLDEDFANVLRRSKKPIYLVANKAETIERTHAAAEFYGLGLGDPYPISSATGSGTGDLLDEVVKHFQTDGVENPNAGIPRVAILGRPNVGKSSFLNVLTGQERSIVTDIAGTTRDAIDTRYRAYGKDFILTDTAGIRRKARIQDNIEFYSTLRSIKAMEESDVCIILLDATRGLEAQDLTIIGQAVRARKGVVIMVNKWDAIEKDSRTADVWRKEMIQRMMPIDYLPIIFASVHEKQRIFQVMEKAMEVYENKSKKIATSKLNEAMQPEIERYPPPAVKGKHIKIKYMLQVPTPSPTFVFFCNLPQYVQESYQRFLENKLRDHFDFTGVPITLFFRQK
- the era gene encoding GTPase Era → MNTEIIENFPANHKAGFVSIVGKPNVGKSTLMNQLVGERLSIITSKAQTTRHRIMGILNGTHDGQEFQLVYSDTPGIIKPQYKLHESMMSFVRGSIEDADVVLFVTDIFEQHDENDVIERLQKSEVPILLLINKIDQATHDQVTEKIAYWEAHFKAQEIIPISALNGFNIDKVFDAIFNRLPVHPPYFPKDELTDKPERFFASEIIREKIFLNYKKEVPYSSEVIITSFKEKPDIIVVQAEILVERATQRAILLGEGGKMIKKTGIMAREELERFFGKKVFLEQFVKVEPDWRQKERMLKRLGYDE
- a CDS encoding transposase is translated as MAGSIQNHCETILNYFDTPSTNASAELLNVKIKVFRSHFRVVRNVEFFLYRLTHLYA